The genomic DNA TCAGCGCCGGCGAAATCCATCGCGCGCTTGCCGCTGGATACGAACCACACGGGGAAGGGCACCCGATCGTTTACACCGCCGATATCTTCGACCGCGAAGCGTTGGAATTGGTGAAAAAGCACGGGATCCACGTCAATTGTGGTTCGCCCGACATGATCGACCAACTGGGCGAAGTCGTTCCAGGAGCCGATATCACGTTGCGAATCAATCCAGGTTTCGGGCACGGGCACAGCCAAAAGACCAACACCGGCGGGCCGCAATCGAAGCATGGTATCTGGCACGGCGACCTGGACGAATGCCAACGCCGCGCCGATCGCTACGGGATCACGATCACCGGCTTGCACATGCACATCGGTTCGGGAACCGATCTGGAACACCTGTCGAAGGTCTGCGATTCGATGCGTGACGCGGCGTTGTCGGTCGGCCGAACGATCACCACGATCAGTGCGGGTGGCGGTCTTCCCGTTCGTTATAAGAAAGAGGAAACGTACGTCGATCTGGCAGCTTATTACAAGTTGTGGAACACGGTCCGGGAGGAACTGCAAACCGAGTTCGACCACGCGGTGCGATTGGAGATCGAACCGGGGCGTTACCTCGCCGCGGAGTGTGGTTATCTGGTCACCGAGATTCGGGCGATCAAGAACATGGGGGAAAACATGTTCTACCTGGTCGACGCCGGCTTTAACGACTTGGCCCGTCCGATCTTGTACGGGGCGCATCATCCGATTTCGATCTGTTCCCGCAGCGGAGCCGAAGACCGTCCGTTGGTGAACGTGGTCGTCGGCGGACCGTTGTGTGAATCGGGGGACATCTTCACTCAAGAGGAAGGTGGCTTTGTTTCGCATCGGGAACTTCCACGAGCGGAGGTTGGCGATCTGTTGATCCTCGAAAATGCGGGGGCCTACGGTTTTGTGATGGCCAGCAATTACAACAGTCGGCTGCGTGCGACCGAGCTGTTGTTGGAAGACGGGCAAGCCAAAGTGATTCGCAGTCGCGAGACCTTCGAACAATTGTTGGCTAGCGAAACGATCCCCAGCTGAACGCTGATCGCAACAGGCAATGCGATTCGACGCAGCGGCGATTCCTCCTTACCCAAGGGGCCTAACGGCACTATAAACGTGAACGATAAAAACAGCAGTCGACCGGTCGATCTCGAAGCGATCAAACAGGCGGTAAGAACAATCTTGGTAGCGGTCGGCGAAGATCCCGATCGGTCGGGCCTATTGGAAACACCTCGCCGCGTCGCCGATATGTACGCGGAGATGTTCTCGGGATTGCACATCCAGCCCGAACGGCATCTGGAAGTCACGTTCCCCGAATCGTACGACGAGATCGTCGTCGTTCGCGACATCACGTTCACCAGCATGTGCGAACACCATCTGTTGCCGTTCAGCGGAACCGCTCACGTCGCCTACCTGCCCAACGGCTGCGTCACCGGGCTCAGCAAATTGGCGCGCGTTGTCGAAGAGGTTTCGCGTCGACCGCAGGTTCAAGAGCGGATGACGCAGACGATCGCCGACATGATCGAAAAGCATCTGAATTCCAGCGGCGTCGCGGTCGTGATCCAAGCGGAACACTCCTGCATGTCGATTCGCGGCGTCCGCAAACCGGGCAGCGAGACGATCACGAGCGCTCTTCGCGGCGTGTTTAAGAAAAACGCGGCCAGCCGAGCCGAAGTGCTGTCGTTGATCAAAAGCTAAAGAGGAGCTGTCGATCGTGATCATCCAAAAGGAATACAAGTTCTACGCGGCCCATCGCAACGAAGAACTCGACGACAAATGCAGCAACTTGCATGGACACCGTTACGGTCTGCGATGTTTCTTCGAAGTCAAGCGTTCGGGGGCGTTGTCGACGTTGTTCGGTGACTTCGACGCCAAGATCGAACCCTATTTAAAAGACCAATACGATCACGGGATGTTGATCCATACCGGCGATTCGCTGTACGCGACGCTTCAAGATCACATGCAGCGGACGGGCGAGAACTTCAAATTAAAAGTGCTCGACGGTCCGACCAGCGTCGAGAATCTAGCTCACAAGATGTTCACCGAAATCACGGAGATGGGCTTCCGCTTGCAACAGTTGGAGGTTCGCGAGACCGACACCTCCGTCGTCACCTACACCCGCGACGACTGGGACGAACACAATCGCGACATGGCTGCCCAACAAGCCGCAGCAAACTAGTGCAGCGTCAACGCTAAAATTTAATGTAGTGGACGAGGTCACGAGTCCTTTCGCGGCAGAGATAATGAGGACTCGTGACCTCGTCCACTACCATCAATCCTAAAATCAATGTTTGACAAACCACTAGTAATCGATGCTCATCGATACGGTAACACGCGGCCGATGATCTGGTCGCGGGAGATCGGCAGCGGTTCGGTCCGGCTGTCGATCGAAACCGGAACATTGTCCCCCACAACAAAATAGCCCCGCTCGGGCAATGTGGTCGCCGCACTCCATCGATCGATTGCATCGGGATGCCACCAATGCAGATCGCGTTCGACGCGCAAGTTGCCAATCGTTACCGGATGTTCCCCCGATCGACATGTGATAGCAATCGGCTGCTTCGCATCGACTGGCGGTTTCGTATCGGAGACGACTGGATCGACGACGTGCGATTGGCCGTTGATCGCCAGCCACAGCTGGCCGTCGATATGAGCGACCGTCAAATGATCGTCGCTGCGACTGTGAGTTCGCCACGTCTTGGGTTTCGTTTCCGAAGCGTTCACGGTCGTCCAACCTTCGGCCGATCGTAAGATGGTGACGCTCAAGACCCGATCGCGAACCCAGAGCGAGATCGTTAGCTCCGAATCCGGCACCGCGGAACATTCCATTTGCACGATCAGATCGTCGACGGGAACCATCTGTCGGGAAACCTGTTGGTTCCCCGGATAATCGTCCATCACTCGCTCGGGGCGATTGTTTTGATAGACCTGGACGTGATGGTAGACCAATGGCGAATCGGCATCCGATTTCGGGGTTTCACAGCGAAAACCATCTTCGATCTTGATCCAACTGTCGTCATCGCAGCGCCATCGCGAGACGTCTTGCTTGCGGAATCGATCGTCATCGACCGGGATCGATGTCGCCAATGCTTGCGTCAACGATCGACGAATCGGTTTCCCCGACGCAAATAGATCGCCGTGAGCCAGCTCGATCGATTCTCCGGGAAGCCCCAACAGCCGTTTGACCGAAAGGGATCCATCGTCGTCGGTAAACGCAATCCAATCGAAGCGTTTCGGGTTTTGAAACCAATAGGCGGCGGTGTCGATGACAACGCGATCCCCTCGATCGACATGCAATGCTTCGATCCGCTGGCGGGTTCCGCATTGGAAGCATGTGACGTGTCGAGGCGGTTTGTCGCTGCGAACGACAAAGCGTAGATCGATCCCACAACCGCTGCAGCGAATCGTCGCCGACGGGCCCCACAGCGTTGGGGTCATCGATTCACTGGCGACCAGCAGCGGACGAATCATGCCGCGGAACATTGCAATCCGGACCGCGAGGGGGATCAGCACAAGGAACACCAGCACTGGCCACGCGTAACGCCGGTTCACCAACCCAGCGCCCAATCGCACGTCGGAGGTTCGACCGATGCCATCGCAACGGGATCGGGAATGGTCAACCGACCGTTGCGGAAGGTGACAAACAGACACAGCCCCAGTTGGATCGGCAGTGGCTGTAGATCGATTTGTTGTTGCGGTAACCGCAGCCCTTGGGAATTGGGAAGCGAGAAATAATGGTAGTTCGGATCGCAGCCGCGGTAGCCGAAGAATTCGAGCGATTCGGCAGCTTGACGAAGCTCGGGCAGATCGATGTCGTGCAGGTCCGGCGGCGGAGCGGTGTGGAAACCCAACGACGCTAGCAACATCACCCCCGCCCCGGCGGCTGGCACTCGAAAGACGACGCCTCGATTCAACGGCACCGCCAATGCTGTTGATTGTTCTTCCATGATATCGATTTCAGTCATCATCCAACCTTCCGCTACGGCATACTCCATTAAGGCTATTTCGGTCGGCAAGACGAAGGTTCGTCCGATCCCGAGATGAATCGCCAGTTCGCTGCTCGACCATCCAACGATCGAGCTGTCGAAGTTCGGATTGTAGTCATCCGCTCGGGCATTGAAACGGAAAAAAGGAAAAGAACCCGCGGCGCAAAACGCCGCACCGCTGTACAAGCGCTCTCGCCTTCCAACACAACTGCCGCTTTTTCCAGGGCGGGACAACTTTGTTTCCAACCCAGATTACGTCGCGGCTTCCAAAACAGATTCCTTCGACTCGCATCGGCCAAACAGTTGCCGCGGCGTTTTGCATCGGGGATACTTGATGGGCCGATGCGATTCGTCGAACATCCCCGTTCGACGGCGACTCGGTTCGATCAGATCACCCCACCTCTCGGAGCGACCGTGACCATAGCTATCGAATCCGCTGAACAAGAAGCCGAGATCGTCCAGCAGTTACGCCAAGGGCGAAGTGCGATCGAATCGGAACTGGCCAAGGTAATCATCGGCCAACACGACGTGATCGAACAATTGATCATCAGCCTGTTCGCCGGCGGACATTGCCTGATCACCGGGGCCCCGGGGCTGGCCAAGACGCTGTTGGTCAGTTCGGTCGCGAAGATCTTTCATCTCGATTTCCAACGGATCCAGTTCACACCCGATCTGATGCCGGCGGACATCACCGGGACCGAGATTCTCGAGGACCTTGGCGATGGTCGGCGGGCGATGAAGTTTGTCCGCGGTCCGATCTTCGGCAACGTGATCCTGGCCGATGAGATCAACCGGACGCCTCCGAAGACCCAAGCGGCACTGTTGGAAGCGATGCAGGAACATCAGGTGACCGCCGCCGGTTCGCGGCATCCGCTCCCCGAACCCTTCTTCGTTTTGGCAACGCAAAACCCGATCGAAATGGAGGGGACCTACCCGCTGCCCGAAGCGCAATTGGACCGCTTTCTGTTTAACGTGCTGATCGATTACCTGCCGCACGAAGACGAATTGGCAGTCGTGATGCAGACGACGTCGAAAAAAGCCGAACCGATCCAACCGCTGTTTACCGGCGTCGACGTGTTGAAATTCCAAGAGGTGGTCCGGCGGGTGCCGATCGCCAAGGAAGTCGCTTCGTACGCGGTCCAGCTGGCCGCGGCAACACGTCCCAACCGCGAGGGATCGCTCGACTTCATCAACCAATGGGTGACATGGGGCGCGGGAACGCGAGCCGCTCAAACGCTGGTCCTGGGTGCCAAAGCCCGCGCGCTTCTCAACGGCCACTCCCACGTCTCGCTGGAAGATATCCGAGCGTTGGCGAAACCGACGCTCCGGCATCGCGTGTTGTTGGGGTACAAGGCGGAAGCCGAAGGGATCACGGTCGACCAGACGATCCAACGGCTGTTGGATACCACGCTGGCATGAGTGCTTCGACAAACTACGCTCCGGCGCAAATCGATCCCAGTTCGCTGATGCGGATCAAGAATCTGCAACTGCGAGCGAAAACGGTGGTCGAAGGTTTTTATAACGGCTTGCACCGCAGTCCCTTCCACGGGTTTTCGGTGGAGTTCAGCGAATACCGTCCGTACACGCTCGGCGACGATCCGCGGACGCTCGATTGGAAACTGTTCGCCCGCAGCGATCGGTACTACATCAAACGCTACGAAGACGAAACCAACCGTCGCTGCTATCTGATGGTCGACCAAAGCAAGTCGATGAGCTTCGGATCGATCGACTATACGAAAGCCGACTACACGCGGACGCTCGCCGCCACGCTGGCCCATTTCTTGACCCAACAACGCGACGCGGTCGGGCTGATGACCTTCGATCGGAAGGTCAACGAATTCATCGCCGCTCGGCATCGTCCCGGCCACATGAACCGTTTGCTCGGCAGTCTCGATCAATCCTTTGAAGGAACCGGCACCGATCTCTCCGAACCGTTGGAACAACTGGCCGCCCTGGTCAGCAAACGTGGGCTGATCATCTTGATCTCCGATCTGTTGTCTCCGATCGACATGCTTCGCACGCGATTGGCCTACCTGCGTTCTCGCGGTCACGAGATGATGATCTTGCGAGTCAACGATCCGGCCGAAATCGAATTCACCCTGCCGCAAGCCGCGATGATCCGCGACATGGAAACGGGGAAAGAACTGTACATCGATCCCGAGGTCGCCAAAGCTCAGTACCAAGCGAACTTTAAGGAACATGAAACCCAGTTGGTTGCGATTTGCGAATCGCTCGGTATCGACCTGACGCAATTGGTCACCAACCAGCCGATGGATGAAGCGCTGTACCAGTTGTTGAGTCTGCAGACGCGTCGCAGTCGCGGGCCGCTGCGCGGTGGCAGTCTTTCGGCCGCGGCGAGAGGAGCGGCGACATGAGTTTCCTGGCTCCGCTGTACGCTCTAGGAGCACTTGCGATCGCGTTGCCGATCTTGTTCCACTTGATCCGCCGGCGACCCAAGGCGCAAGCGGAATTCAGTTCGCTGATGTTCTTGACCCAGTCGCCGCCACGGCTTACCAAACGCAGTCGTTTGGATCAGTGGCCGCTGCTGTTGCTGCGGGCGTTGGCGATCCTGTTGCTGGCGTTGGCCTTTGCTCGTCCCTTCTTGCGGTCGTTGGCCCAACAGGAGTCCGATCCGATCGGGCGGCGAGTTGTCGTGTTAGTCGATACCAGCGGCAGCATGTTGCGGGGCGATCTCTGGCAACAGGCACAACAACAGGTCGCGTCGGTCACCGACGATTTGGCGGCAAACGATCAGATAGCGCTGCTGACCTATGATTCCGTTGTCACATCGGTGATCGGCTGGGATGATCAAACGGTTGGCGAGGCGAGTTCGCAAGCCGAACGAATCCGCCGGGCGATGGCCGACATCACGCCAAGTCACGGCGGATCGGATCTTGGATCCGCGTTGATCGCCGCGGCCGACATC from Rosistilla carotiformis includes the following:
- the lysA gene encoding diaminopimelate decarboxylase — translated: MTITTNFATSRTEIAGHSITDLANQFGTPLYVYDSAVIAQRVADLQMFDDIRYAQKALSNIAILDRLRKQNVLVDAVSAGEIHRALAAGYEPHGEGHPIVYTADIFDREALELVKKHGIHVNCGSPDMIDQLGEVVPGADITLRINPGFGHGHSQKTNTGGPQSKHGIWHGDLDECQRRADRYGITITGLHMHIGSGTDLEHLSKVCDSMRDAALSVGRTITTISAGGGLPVRYKKEETYVDLAAYYKLWNTVREELQTEFDHAVRLEIEPGRYLAAECGYLVTEIRAIKNMGENMFYLVDAGFNDLARPILYGAHHPISICSRSGAEDRPLVNVVVGGPLCESGDIFTQEEGGFVSHRELPRAEVGDLLILENAGAYGFVMASNYNSRLRATELLLEDGQAKVIRSRETFEQLLASETIPS
- the folE gene encoding GTP cyclohydrolase I FolE, encoding MNDKNSSRPVDLEAIKQAVRTILVAVGEDPDRSGLLETPRRVADMYAEMFSGLHIQPERHLEVTFPESYDEIVVVRDITFTSMCEHHLLPFSGTAHVAYLPNGCVTGLSKLARVVEEVSRRPQVQERMTQTIADMIEKHLNSSGVAVVIQAEHSCMSIRGVRKPGSETITSALRGVFKKNAASRAEVLSLIKS
- a CDS encoding S26 family signal peptidase, with the protein product MLIPLAVRIAMFRGMIRPLLVASESMTPTLWGPSATIRCSGCGIDLRFVVRSDKPPRHVTCFQCGTRQRIEALHVDRGDRVVIDTAAYWFQNPKRFDWIAFTDDDGSLSVKRLLGLPGESIELAHGDLFASGKPIRRSLTQALATSIPVDDDRFRKQDVSRWRCDDDSWIKIEDGFRCETPKSDADSPLVYHHVQVYQNNRPERVMDDYPGNQQVSRQMVPVDDLIVQMECSAVPDSELTISLWVRDRVLSVTILRSAEGWTTVNASETKPKTWRTHSRSDDHLTVAHIDGQLWLAINGQSHVVDPVVSDTKPPVDAKQPIAITCRSGEHPVTIGNLRVERDLHWWHPDAIDRWSAATTLPERGYFVVGDNVPVSIDSRTEPLPISRDQIIGRVLPYR
- a CDS encoding AAA family ATPase, with product MTIAIESAEQEAEIVQQLRQGRSAIESELAKVIIGQHDVIEQLIISLFAGGHCLITGAPGLAKTLLVSSVAKIFHLDFQRIQFTPDLMPADITGTEILEDLGDGRRAMKFVRGPIFGNVILADEINRTPPKTQAALLEAMQEHQVTAAGSRHPLPEPFFVLATQNPIEMEGTYPLPEAQLDRFLFNVLIDYLPHEDELAVVMQTTSKKAEPIQPLFTGVDVLKFQEVVRRVPIAKEVASYAVQLAAATRPNREGSLDFINQWVTWGAGTRAAQTLVLGAKARALLNGHSHVSLEDIRALAKPTLRHRVLLGYKAEAEGITVDQTIQRLLDTTLA
- a CDS encoding DUF58 domain-containing protein, with protein sequence MSASTNYAPAQIDPSSLMRIKNLQLRAKTVVEGFYNGLHRSPFHGFSVEFSEYRPYTLGDDPRTLDWKLFARSDRYYIKRYEDETNRRCYLMVDQSKSMSFGSIDYTKADYTRTLAATLAHFLTQQRDAVGLMTFDRKVNEFIAARHRPGHMNRLLGSLDQSFEGTGTDLSEPLEQLAALVSKRGLIILISDLLSPIDMLRTRLAYLRSRGHEMMILRVNDPAEIEFTLPQAAMIRDMETGKELYIDPEVAKAQYQANFKEHETQLVAICESLGIDLTQLVTNQPMDEALYQLLSLQTRRSRGPLRGGSLSAAARGAAT
- a CDS encoding 6-pyruvoyl trahydropterin synthase family protein; the encoded protein is MIIQKEYKFYAAHRNEELDDKCSNLHGHRYGLRCFFEVKRSGALSTLFGDFDAKIEPYLKDQYDHGMLIHTGDSLYATLQDHMQRTGENFKLKVLDGPTSVENLAHKMFTEITEMGFRLQQLEVRETDTSVVTYTRDDWDEHNRDMAAQQAAAN